Below is a genomic region from Ferribacterium limneticum.
AAATGATGAACCTCTACTCGGGCACCACTTGCCCCTTTAGTCACCGTTGCCGCATTGTCCTGTTCGAAAAGGGCATGGATTTTCAGGTCATCGACGTCGACATGTTCAACAAGCCGGAAGAAATGGCGGCGATCAATCCGCACAATCGCGTGCCGGTTTTGGTCGAGCGCGATCTGGTTCTGTTTGAGCCGAACATCATTAACGAATACATTGACGAGCGCTTCCCGCATCCGCAACTGATGCCGGCTGATCCGATCATGCGTGCGCGTGCCCGCCAGTTGCTGGTCGGCATGGAACGGGAGATATTCTCGTTCATGGAAGTCATTGAAAAGAACGGCAAGACTGCTGACAAGGCACGCCAGGAAATCAAGGCTCGCCTGACCGAAATCGTGCCGATCTTCAACAAGCAAAAATTCATGCTGGGCGATGAGTTTTCCATGCTCGACGTGGCCATCGCACCGCTGCTCTGGCGTCTGGACCACTACGGTATCGACCTCGGCAAGGCGGCGGCACCGTTGATGAAATACGCCGAACGCATTTTCAGCCGTCAGGGTTTCATCGACGCACTGACGCCGTCCGAAAAGGCAATGCGCAAGTAGGCATGGAACTTCCGTCTACCAAGCCCTACCTGCTCCGTGCCATTTGGGAGTGGTGCTGTGACAACGGCTTCACCCCGTACATTGCGGTTGAGGTCGATGAGCGCACCCGCGTACCCCGTGAATTTGTTCGCGACGGCCAGATCGTACTCAATCTGGGCCCGGATGCGACCAAGAAATTGCTGATCGGCAACGATTTCATCGATTTTCAGGCCCGTTTTGGCGGTGTTGCCCGCGATTTGTCGGTGCCTGTCGCGCGTGTTTCGGCCATTTACGCCCGGGAAAATGGTGCCGGAATGGCCTTTGAGGTCGATGGTGCCGAAGATCAGGCCGATGCCGAATTCATCGATGCCGGCGAAGCCGTTGTGGAGCCAGAGGAGCCGCCACCAGAGCCACCACGCCCAGAAGCAGGGCGTCCCTGGTTGCAGCGCATCAAATAGGGACGCAGGCCGCACTTGATGCACTAAAAAGGGGATATTCCACAGCGGAGTTTCCCCTTTTTTCATGCAAGTCCATGATTTTTCAACGTGGCATAGCTGTTGCTCAAGCCAAGCCGGAAGGAAAATCATGAGAACTGAGTTTAAGTCTACCTGTTGCTACTGTGGCGTCGGATGCGGCGTGCTTATCGAAACCGAGGACGGAACGATCACCGGACTACGCGGTGATCCGGAACACCCGGCCAATCGCGGACGCCTGTGCACCAAGGGCGCGACCCTGAATCAGACGGTCAATCCAACGTATCGCCTGCAGTTTCCCGAAAAACGCATGAGCCGGGGCGGAGCAGGGCAACGTTTGAGTTGGGATCAGGCGCTTGATGAAGCCGCCGAGCGTTTTGCCGCCACCATTCGGCTACATGGCCCGGATTCGGTTGCCTTCTACATTTCCGGCCAGTTGCTGACCGAGGACTACTACGTCTTCAACAAGCTGGCCAAGGGTTTGATCGGCACCAATAACGTCGATACCAATTCACGCCTTTGCATGTCCTCGGCCGTGGCCGGCTACAAGCAGACGCTGGGCGCCGATGCGCCGCCGTGCAGTTACGCCGACATCCTCGAGGCCAAGGTGATTTTCATCACCGGCGCCAATCCGGCCATTGCTCACCCGATCATTTTTCGCTACATCGAAGATGCCAAGGCGGCCAACCCTGATCTCAAGATCATCGTCGCCGACCCGCGGCGCACGGAGAGTGCCGAGATTGCCGACCTCCATTTGCCACTCAAGCCGGGCAGCGACATCGCGTTGTTCAACGGCATGCTGCATGTGCTGATCAACGAAGGCCTGGTCGACGAGGCCTATGTCGAGGCGCACACCAGCGGTTTCGCTGCGCTGGCCGATATTGTCAAAAATTACTCGCCGGAAAAAGTTGCTGAAGTCTGTGGCATTCCGGCCGATGCTGTCGTCCAGGCGGCCCGTTGGTTCGGTGCCAGCAAAGCCTCGCTGTCGCTCTACTGTCAGGGGCTGAATCAATCGGCCCACGGTACGCACAACAATGCCGGCATCATTCACCTGCACCTGGCAACCGGCCAGATCGGCAAGCCGGGGGCCGGGCCGTTCTCGCTGACCGGGCAGCCGAATGCGATGGGCGGACGCGAGGTGGGCGGCTTGTCCAACCTGCTGTCGGCCCACCGTGACCTGGCCAATCCGGAACATCGCGCCGAGGTGGCACGCTTGTGGGGCGTCCCGGACGTGCCGGCCAAGCCGGGCAAGTCGGCGGTCAACCTGTTCCAGGCCCTGAAAACCGGCGAAATCAAGGCGGTGTGGATCGCCTGCACCAATCCGGCGCAGTCGCTGCCGAATCAGGCGGCCGTCCGTGAGGCATTGCTGGCCGCCGAATACGTCGTGTTGCAGGAAACCTATGGCAACACCGACACCGCCGATTACGCCGACTTGCTGCTGCCGGCCAGTGGCTGGGGCGAGAAGCATGGCACGGTGACCAATTCCGAGCGTTGCATCACGCGCGTGCAGTCGGCGCTTCAGGCGCCCGGTGAGGCGCGCCACGACTGGGAAATCGTCGTCGATTTCGCGCGTCGTCTGGGCGACAAGCTGGGCCGTACCGATGCCGAGCGCCTGTTCCCCTACGCCGATGCCGAGTCCATCTTCAACGAGCATCGCGAAAGCACGCGTGGTCGCGATCTCGACATCACCGGCTTGTCCTACGCCTTGCTCGAATCGCAGGGGCCGCAGCAGTGGCCGTATCCGGAAGGAGCCAGCGCCGGCAAGGTCCGCCTTTACGAAGACGGTCGTTTCCCGACGGCGGACGGCAAGGCGCGCTTTGTCGCCATCGAACACAAACCCACAGCTGAAGCCACGACGCCTGAGTTGCCGATTAGCCTGCTCTCCGGCCGCATGCGCGACCAATGGCACGGCATGAGCCGGACCGGCACCGTGCCGCGCCTGTTCAACCTTGAAGACGAGCCGCTGCTCGCCATGCATCCGTGCGACATGCGCCATCGTGGCCTGGAATCGGGCGACCTGGCCAAAGTGACCAACGGTCGTGGCGAGATGCTCGTCCGCGTCGGCGAACGCCCCGGTCTGGCCAAGGGGCGGGCCTGGATGCCGATGCACTGGGGCAACCAGTTCATCAACACGCCGGGCGCCAATGCGCTAGCCTGCGACGCCATCGATCCCTATTCGCAACAGCCGGAACTCAAGCATGCGGCCGTCCAGATCGTGAAGGCCGAGCTGTCCTACCCGCTCGCCGTGGTCCGCCGCTGCGCCAGCCAGTCCGAAGCGCTGGCGTTACTCCAGCGCGCCCGCAGCGCGCTGGCTGATTTTCCGTATGCCAACGTCGGCCTGTACGGCCGGACGACGCCGCTGGTTGTCTTCCGCGGCGCCAGTGCCGGGCCGGCGGCCGATGCCGAAATCTTTGCGCTGGATCGCCTCTTCGGCCTGGATGGCGAGGAGGGTGCCATTCTCTATGCGGACCCGACGCGCCGTATCAGCAAGAAGGCCATCGCCCAGCAGGGTCGCCTGCTCGGCGTCCGGCTGGCCGGCGAGACGCAGGCCCTGGCGTGGCTGAGGCAGGCGATGGCCGAGGATGAACTCGATGTCAGCCTGATTCGTTTTGCTCTGGCGCCTTCGGCCAAGCCGCCGGTGACCATGGTGGCGCGCAACATCGTCTGCAAATGCGCCGATGTCAGCGACGTGCAAATTCACCAAGAGCTGGAGAAAGGGGCTGACCTGCCGCAACTCCAGAAGAGCCTGAAATGCGGAACGTTCTGCGGTTCCTGTGTGCCCGATATCAAGCGCATGGTGGCAGAACATCCCCCCAGCATCGCAGCTGCGGCCTGACCGCAACCGGAGGAGACATTGAGCTACGCACAATTCATCAAGGAGATCGGACGCGGCGCCGAGGGCGCGCGTGATCTACCGCGCGACGATGCGCAGCAGATTTACGCGGCGATGCTCGACGGCGGCGTGCCGGATCTCGAAATGGGCGCGATCATCCTTGGCCTGCGCGTCAAGGGCGAGTCGCTCGACGAAATGCTCGGTTTCATGGACGCCACCGCCGAGCGCACCCACCGTCTCGACATGCCGCACGGCCGCGTTCGGCCAGTCGCCCTGCCGACCTACAACGGGGCGCGCAAGGAGGCCAACCTGACGCCGCTGCTCGCCCTGCTGCTCCAGCGATTTGGTGTGCCAGTCGTGGTGCATGGCCTGTTGGAGGGGTTTGGCCGGGTGACCAGCGCCTACATCTTCCGCGAGCTGGGCATCATGCCCGTCGCCTCGACGACGCAGGCCCAGATCGCCCTCGAAGAGAAAGGCCTGGCCTTCCTGCCGCTCAACGCGCTGTGCCCGGGCATCCACAACCTGCTCGGTCTGCGCAGCCGCCTTGGCGTGCGCAACAGCGCGCACAGCTTGGTCAAGCTGATCAACCCCTTCCACGGCGATGCCGTCCTGGTGGCGCCGGCGACGCATCCCGAATTTGTCGATCTGATGCGCGAAATCCTGCTCGTCCGTGGCGACCGTGCGCTGCTGCTGCGCGGCACCGAGGGCGAGCCCTTTGCCAATCCGAAACGCCGGCCGCGTCTTGAGTTCATCCACGACGGCGGGGTCGATACCCTGTTCGAGGCCGAGCACGAGAGCCTGCGCGCCTTGCCCAATCTGCCTGAGGCCAATGATGCGGTGAGCACGGCGAAATGGATCCGGCGCATTCTCGACAAGCAGGCGCCGCTGCCCAAGCCGATTGCCAACCAGCTGGCCTGTCTGCTCTACGCCAGTGGTTACGCCGAGGATTTCAACCAGGCCAAGGCCATCGTCGCCGTTGAAGCCACCGGCCTGATTATCGGCGGCAACTGAACTGAATCTGCACCGCGCTGGAACCGCTTGCCCCGCCTTGGTGCGTGATTCCCACGGTCAACCGGAAAAAAAGCCTAAAAATCAAAAGCCTGATCAGCTGGCACACTGATTGCAAGTGCTCTGCAGGTACAGCGAATCAACCGCCAACGTCGGCGGTTCGATGGCAACGACGTCATGCGCTGAAGTAAATTTTGCACCCTCGGGTGCGCGCAACGTTGGAGTCAACCATGAGCACAACCGCTGTCAAACCTCGTCTCGTCCTGATCGGCAACGGCATGGCCGGTGTCCGCACCGTCGAAGAACTGCTGAAGATCAAGCCGGATCATTACGACATCACGATCTTCGGCGCCGAGCCGCACCCGAACTACAACCGCATCCTGCTTTCCCCGGTTCTCGCCGGTGAAATGACCATTTCCGAGATCGTCCTCAACGAACTCGAGTGGTACAAGGAAAACAACATCAAGCTGCACACCGGCAAGCAGATCAAGACCATCGACCGCGTCAAGCGCAAGGTCATCGCCGACGACGGCACGGAAGAGGAATACGACCGCCTGCTCATCGCTACCGGCTCGACGCCTTTCATGCTGCCGATTCCCGGCAACGACCTGCCCGGCGTCATCGGTTACCGCGACATCAAGGATACAGACGAGATGATC
It encodes:
- a CDS encoding glutathione S-transferase N-terminal domain-containing protein codes for the protein MMNLYSGTTCPFSHRCRIVLFEKGMDFQVIDVDMFNKPEEMAAINPHNRVPVLVERDLVLFEPNIINEYIDERFPHPQLMPADPIMRARARQLLVGMEREIFSFMEVIEKNGKTADKARQEIKARLTEIVPIFNKQKFMLGDEFSMLDVAIAPLLWRLDHYGIDLGKAAAPLMKYAERIFSRQGFIDALTPSEKAMRK
- a CDS encoding ClpXP protease specificity-enhancing factor, encoding MELPSTKPYLLRAIWEWCCDNGFTPYIAVEVDERTRVPREFVRDGQIVLNLGPDATKKLLIGNDFIDFQARFGGVARDLSVPVARVSAIYARENGAGMAFEVDGAEDQADAEFIDAGEAVVEPEEPPPEPPRPEAGRPWLQRIK
- a CDS encoding nitrate reductase; the encoded protein is MRTEFKSTCCYCGVGCGVLIETEDGTITGLRGDPEHPANRGRLCTKGATLNQTVNPTYRLQFPEKRMSRGGAGQRLSWDQALDEAAERFAATIRLHGPDSVAFYISGQLLTEDYYVFNKLAKGLIGTNNVDTNSRLCMSSAVAGYKQTLGADAPPCSYADILEAKVIFITGANPAIAHPIIFRYIEDAKAANPDLKIIVADPRRTESAEIADLHLPLKPGSDIALFNGMLHVLINEGLVDEAYVEAHTSGFAALADIVKNYSPEKVAEVCGIPADAVVQAARWFGASKASLSLYCQGLNQSAHGTHNNAGIIHLHLATGQIGKPGAGPFSLTGQPNAMGGREVGGLSNLLSAHRDLANPEHRAEVARLWGVPDVPAKPGKSAVNLFQALKTGEIKAVWIACTNPAQSLPNQAAVREALLAAEYVVLQETYGNTDTADYADLLLPASGWGEKHGTVTNSERCITRVQSALQAPGEARHDWEIVVDFARRLGDKLGRTDAERLFPYADAESIFNEHRESTRGRDLDITGLSYALLESQGPQQWPYPEGASAGKVRLYEDGRFPTADGKARFVAIEHKPTAEATTPELPISLLSGRMRDQWHGMSRTGTVPRLFNLEDEPLLAMHPCDMRHRGLESGDLAKVTNGRGEMLVRVGERPGLAKGRAWMPMHWGNQFINTPGANALACDAIDPYSQQPELKHAAVQIVKAELSYPLAVVRRCASQSEALALLQRARSALADFPYANVGLYGRTTPLVVFRGASAGPAADAEIFALDRLFGLDGEEGAILYADPTRRISKKAIAQQGRLLGVRLAGETQALAWLRQAMAEDELDVSLIRFALAPSAKPPVTMVARNIVCKCADVSDVQIHQELEKGADLPQLQKSLKCGTFCGSCVPDIKRMVAEHPPSIAAAA
- the ybiB gene encoding DNA-binding protein YbiB gives rise to the protein MSYAQFIKEIGRGAEGARDLPRDDAQQIYAAMLDGGVPDLEMGAIILGLRVKGESLDEMLGFMDATAERTHRLDMPHGRVRPVALPTYNGARKEANLTPLLALLLQRFGVPVVVHGLLEGFGRVTSAYIFRELGIMPVASTTQAQIALEEKGLAFLPLNALCPGIHNLLGLRSRLGVRNSAHSLVKLINPFHGDAVLVAPATHPEFVDLMREILLVRGDRALLLRGTEGEPFANPKRRPRLEFIHDGGVDTLFEAEHESLRALPNLPEANDAVSTAKWIRRILDKQAPLPKPIANQLACLLYASGYAEDFNQAKAIVAVEATGLIIGGN